A genomic stretch from Microbacterium proteolyticum includes:
- the lpdA gene encoding dihydrolipoyl dehydrogenase produces the protein MPHYDLVILGAGPGGYVAAVRGAQLGLSVAIVEEKYWGGVCLNVGCIPSKALLRNADLAHTFHAKADLFGISGDVTFDFGKAFDRSRSVAAGHVKGIHYLMKKNKVTEYEGRGSFADDHTLDVTLTNGSTEKVTFDNVIIATGSTVRLLPGVTLSDNVVTYEEQILTRELPESIVIVGAGAIGMEFAYVMTNYGVKVTIIEFLDRALPNEDADVSKEIQKQYKGYGVDILTSTKVDSVTDHGDKVTVAYTAKDGSTGSIDADRVLMSIGFAPKVDGFGLENTGVKLTERGAIDIDDHMRTNVPHIYAIGDVTARLQLAHVAEAQGVVAAETIAGAETQTLGDYRNMPRATFCNPQVASFGLTEQQARDAGHDIKVAKFPFSANGKANGLGEPVGFVKLVADAETLELIGGHLIGPDVSELLPELTLAQKWDLTALEAARNVHTHPTLSEGLQEAFHGLTGHMINL, from the coding sequence ATGCCTCATTACGATCTGGTCATTCTTGGTGCGGGTCCCGGCGGGTACGTCGCCGCTGTCCGCGGCGCACAGCTCGGGCTGTCGGTCGCGATCGTCGAAGAGAAGTACTGGGGCGGTGTGTGCCTGAACGTGGGCTGCATCCCCTCCAAGGCGCTGCTGCGCAACGCCGACCTCGCGCACACGTTCCACGCCAAGGCCGATCTGTTCGGTATCTCGGGCGACGTCACCTTCGACTTCGGCAAGGCGTTCGATCGCTCGCGCAGCGTCGCCGCCGGCCACGTCAAGGGCATTCACTACCTGATGAAGAAGAACAAGGTCACCGAGTACGAGGGCCGCGGCTCCTTCGCCGACGACCACACACTCGACGTCACGCTGACGAACGGCTCGACCGAGAAGGTGACCTTCGACAACGTCATCATCGCCACCGGCTCGACCGTCCGCCTGCTGCCGGGCGTCACCCTGAGCGATAACGTCGTCACGTACGAGGAGCAGATCCTCACCCGCGAGCTTCCGGAGTCCATCGTCATCGTCGGCGCCGGCGCCATCGGCATGGAGTTCGCCTACGTCATGACGAACTACGGCGTGAAGGTCACCATCATCGAGTTCCTCGACCGTGCCCTCCCCAACGAAGACGCCGACGTCTCGAAGGAGATCCAGAAGCAGTACAAGGGCTACGGCGTCGACATCCTCACCTCCACCAAGGTCGACTCCGTCACCGACCACGGCGACAAGGTCACCGTCGCCTACACCGCCAAGGACGGCTCGACCGGTTCGATCGACGCCGACCGCGTGCTCATGTCGATCGGCTTCGCGCCGAAGGTCGACGGCTTCGGTCTCGAGAACACCGGTGTGAAGCTCACCGAGCGCGGCGCGATCGACATCGACGACCACATGCGCACAAACGTGCCGCACATCTACGCCATCGGCGATGTCACGGCGAGGCTGCAGCTCGCGCACGTCGCCGAGGCGCAGGGCGTCGTGGCGGCCGAGACCATCGCAGGAGCCGAGACGCAGACCCTCGGCGACTACCGCAACATGCCGCGCGCGACCTTCTGCAACCCGCAGGTCGCCTCGTTCGGTCTCACCGAGCAGCAGGCCCGCGACGCCGGTCACGACATCAAGGTCGCGAAGTTCCCGTTCTCGGCCAACGGCAAGGCCAACGGCCTCGGCGAGCCCGTCGGCTTCGTCAAGCTCGTCGCCGACGCCGAGACCCTCGAGCTCATCGGCGGCCACCTCATCGGCCCCGACGTCTCGGAGCTGCTGCCCGAGCTCACGCTTGCGCAGAAGTGGGACCTCACCGCTCTCGAGGCGGCCCGCAACGTGCACACCCACCCGACGCTGTCGGAGGGCCTGCAGGAAGCATTCCACGGTCTCACGGGGCACATGATCAACCTCTGA
- a CDS encoding NAD(P)H-hydrate epimerase: MPEIPAAGARGGGESPGTAAYTADAVRAAEAPLLAEGRPLMMWAAQALAEIAARELDAAPGAVLVLVGAGDNGGDALYAAADLARRAGRVDVVLARDRVHRGALDAAIAAGATVVPASDVRVGEYGLVLDGILGIGRLADRRLRGSARALVEAILALPARPRIIAVDLPSGLDPDDGTADAAVLPADVTVTFGALKAGLVRGRGPDLAGRVHLVDLGLEPALRRAHPAVTTPIPVVRVPARHRP, translated from the coding sequence ATGCCTGAGATCCCTGCGGCCGGCGCCCGGGGCGGGGGAGAGTCGCCGGGGACGGCGGCCTACACCGCTGACGCCGTCCGCGCGGCAGAGGCCCCACTCCTCGCCGAGGGGCGACCGCTCATGATGTGGGCGGCGCAGGCCCTGGCCGAGATCGCAGCGCGCGAACTCGACGCGGCGCCGGGCGCCGTGCTGGTGCTCGTCGGGGCCGGCGACAACGGCGGCGACGCGCTGTACGCCGCCGCCGACCTCGCGCGGCGGGCGGGCCGGGTCGACGTGGTACTTGCCCGTGACCGCGTCCACCGCGGCGCTCTGGACGCGGCGATCGCCGCCGGAGCGACGGTCGTCCCCGCCTCCGACGTCCGCGTCGGCGAGTACGGGCTCGTGCTCGACGGCATCCTCGGAATCGGCCGGCTCGCCGACCGTCGTCTGCGCGGTTCCGCTCGCGCGCTCGTCGAGGCCATCCTGGCTCTCCCCGCGCGACCGCGCATCATCGCCGTCGATCTCCCCAGTGGGCTCGACCCCGACGACGGAACAGCGGATGCCGCCGTGCTCCCCGCCGACGTCACGGTCACCTTCGGCGCTCTCAAGGCCGGACTGGTGCGTGGCCGCGGGCCGGACCTGGCGGGCCGGGTGCACCTCGTCGATCTCGGGCTCGAACCGGCCCTGCGACGCGCGCACCCGGCCGTCACGACCCCGATCCCCGTCGTGCGGGTGCCGGCGCGTCACCGCCCGTGA
- a CDS encoding CYTH domain-containing protein, whose product MSASAHGASSVEVETKFDVDDDTPLPDWSALPGVVRVGEPEPRDLDARYVDTETADLARAGVAVRRRRGGPDEGWHVKGPAQAGGRTERQWPLGDIADDDADPVVPPAVQDAVASIAAAPFVPLARVRNDRTAYALLDADGNEVAEFVDDRVRARDERRGVESSWREWEVELGPAAPADDAGRAAFFAAVEAAVFAAGGRHAASGSKLARTLGH is encoded by the coding sequence TTGAGCGCATCCGCGCACGGTGCGTCGAGCGTCGAGGTCGAGACGAAATTCGACGTCGACGACGACACACCGCTGCCCGATTGGTCGGCCCTGCCGGGCGTGGTCCGGGTCGGTGAGCCCGAGCCCCGCGATCTCGACGCCCGTTACGTCGACACCGAGACCGCCGACCTGGCGCGCGCCGGCGTCGCGGTGCGCCGCCGGCGGGGAGGCCCCGACGAGGGCTGGCACGTGAAGGGGCCCGCGCAGGCGGGCGGGCGCACGGAGCGTCAGTGGCCGTTGGGCGACATCGCCGACGACGACGCGGACCCCGTGGTGCCGCCCGCGGTTCAGGATGCCGTGGCCTCGATCGCCGCAGCGCCCTTCGTGCCGCTGGCGCGCGTGCGTAACGACCGTACGGCGTACGCCCTGCTCGACGCCGACGGGAACGAGGTCGCCGAGTTCGTCGACGACCGCGTTCGTGCGCGTGACGAGCGCCGGGGCGTGGAGTCGTCGTGGCGCGAGTGGGAGGTCGAGCTCGGCCCCGCCGCCCCCGCCGACGACGCCGGGCGGGCGGCGTTCTTCGCTGCCGTCGAGGCGGCGGTGTTCGCCGCGGGCGGTCGGCACGCGGCATCCGGATCGAAGCTCGCGCGCACCCTCGGGCACTGA
- a CDS encoding glutamine amidotransferase, with product MTWTDLPGERPFVLLATRAEDLPADEEYALFLRYTGLPAERLRRVRLERDALPAFDLDEVAGILVGGSPFNASDPLEKKSPVQRRVEAEMAALVDEVVARDIPFLGACYGVGTLGTHLRATIDGTFAEPISVVEVSLTAEGRADPLTDGLAETFAAFVGHKEAITTLPAEAVLLASSPTCPVQMFRVGRNVYATQFHPELDVDGIVTRIHAYAGFGYFAADELETTLAAVRRAPVTAPSRLLRTFVERYAR from the coding sequence GTGACCTGGACCGACCTGCCCGGTGAGCGCCCGTTCGTCCTGCTGGCCACGAGAGCCGAGGACCTCCCGGCCGACGAGGAGTACGCGCTGTTCCTCCGCTACACCGGTCTGCCGGCCGAGCGCCTGCGCCGCGTCCGTCTCGAGCGAGACGCCCTGCCCGCGTTCGACCTCGACGAGGTCGCCGGCATCCTGGTCGGCGGCAGCCCGTTCAACGCCTCCGACCCGTTGGAGAAGAAGTCGCCCGTGCAGAGACGGGTCGAGGCCGAGATGGCCGCGCTCGTCGACGAGGTCGTCGCGCGCGACATCCCGTTCCTGGGCGCGTGCTACGGCGTCGGCACGCTCGGTACGCACCTGAGGGCCACGATCGACGGCACCTTCGCCGAGCCGATCAGCGTGGTCGAGGTCAGCCTCACGGCAGAGGGTCGCGCCGACCCGCTCACCGACGGCCTCGCCGAGACGTTCGCCGCCTTCGTCGGGCACAAGGAGGCGATCACGACTCTCCCCGCCGAGGCGGTGCTGCTCGCCTCCTCCCCCACCTGTCCGGTGCAGATGTTCCGCGTGGGGCGCAACGTCTACGCGACGCAGTTCCACCCCGAACTCGACGTCGACGGCATCGTGACCCGCATCCACGCCTATGCCGGCTTCGGCTACTTCGCCGCCGACGAACTCGAAACGACGCTGGCGGCCGTGCGGCGCGCGCCGGTCACGGCGCCGTCGCGCCTGCTGCGGACCTTCGTCGAGCGCTACGCCCGCTGA
- a CDS encoding response regulator, with protein sequence MAIARLTGGPLDGQVIPLDNESDDTLIMPYSEGQLVYRREGKPTGTGESDGPTQAVFTYAEETEDIHPDIDGRDD encoded by the coding sequence ATGGCTATTGCACGACTGACCGGAGGCCCGCTCGACGGGCAGGTGATCCCGCTCGACAACGAGTCCGACGACACGCTGATCATGCCCTACAGCGAGGGTCAGCTGGTCTACCGCCGCGAGGGCAAACCCACCGGTACCGGCGAGTCCGACGGGCCGACCCAGGCGGTCTTCACCTACGCCGAAGAGACCGAAGACATCCACCCCGACATCGACGGGCGCGACGATTGA
- a CDS encoding MerR family transcriptional regulator encodes MNAGDAVGEPRFATDLLFTDGLPEMDDDAGYRGAVAARAAGITYRQLDYWARTELVVPTVRGASGSGSQRLYGFRDILVLKLVKRLLDTGISLQQIRTAVEQLRAAGIRDLAGTTLMSDGASVYLCTSNDEVIDLVSRGQGVFGIAVGKVLREVESTLVDFETAQPDAVDELAARRAARTA; translated from the coding sequence ATGAACGCTGGCGACGCAGTCGGTGAACCCCGGTTCGCCACCGACCTCCTCTTCACCGACGGTCTGCCCGAGATGGACGACGACGCCGGGTACCGCGGGGCCGTCGCCGCACGCGCCGCGGGGATCACCTACCGTCAGCTCGACTACTGGGCCCGCACCGAGCTGGTCGTTCCGACCGTGCGCGGAGCGAGCGGCTCCGGCTCGCAGCGCCTCTACGGCTTTCGTGACATCCTCGTGCTCAAGCTCGTCAAGCGCCTGCTCGACACCGGCATCTCACTGCAGCAGATCCGCACTGCCGTCGAGCAGCTGCGCGCCGCCGGCATCCGCGATCTGGCGGGCACGACGCTCATGAGCGACGGGGCCTCGGTCTACCTGTGCACGTCGAACGACGAGGTCATCGACCTGGTCAGCCGTGGCCAGGGCGTGTTCGGCATCGCCGTGGGCAAGGTGCTCCGCGAGGTCGAGTCGACGCTCGTCGACTTCGAGACCGCGCAGCCCGATGCGGTCGACGAGCTCGCCGCGCGTCGCGCCGCCCGCACCGCCTGA
- the ftsR gene encoding transcriptional regulator FtsR → MAAAPSRSRQTAAGLLSIGQVLARLTPEFPALTSSKLRFLEVQGIVSPTRTESGYRKFSPADLERLRLALTLQRDHYLPLVVIRDYLADLDAGRNPAPPTAMPSMTSAPRRYRRDELLAAAGAGPQLLNDAVSTGVITAAESYPEQTVTLLRALVALDRHGIEPRHVRALRQSADREVSLIESALSALLRRPDAPSRARASELAPELAARLDEVRTMFVRDALDRMLS, encoded by the coding sequence ATGGCGGCAGCCCCGTCCCGTAGTCGTCAGACGGCTGCGGGGCTGCTCAGCATCGGTCAGGTGCTCGCGCGCCTGACGCCGGAATTCCCGGCGCTCACCTCCAGCAAGCTGCGCTTCCTCGAGGTGCAGGGAATCGTGTCGCCGACCCGCACCGAGTCGGGGTACCGCAAGTTCTCGCCCGCCGACCTGGAACGGTTGCGTCTGGCGCTGACCCTGCAGCGCGATCACTACCTGCCGCTCGTCGTCATCCGCGACTACCTCGCCGATCTCGACGCCGGCCGCAACCCCGCGCCCCCCACGGCGATGCCGTCGATGACGAGTGCTCCGCGGCGCTACCGCCGCGACGAGCTGCTCGCCGCCGCCGGCGCCGGACCCCAGCTGCTCAACGACGCCGTCAGCACGGGGGTGATCACCGCCGCCGAGAGCTACCCGGAGCAGACGGTCACACTGCTGCGCGCTCTCGTGGCGCTCGACCGCCACGGCATCGAGCCCCGTCACGTGCGGGCGCTGCGCCAGAGCGCCGATCGCGAGGTGTCGCTGATCGAGTCGGCGCTGTCGGCGCTCCTGCGTCGCCCGGACGCGCCCTCGCGCGCCCGAGCGAGCGAGCTCGCGCCCGAGCTCGCGGCCCGTCTCGACGAGGTGCGCACCATGTTCGTCCGCGACGCCCTGGACCGGATGCTGTCCTGA
- a CDS encoding copper resistance CopC family protein — protein sequence MRSPRAPRRRTLPAVVATAILAAAALLVPALPAAAHDELIGSDPSSGAVLETLPAQITLSYSADVLPDAGATVIEVTDAAGTSLTDGDPEVSGAQVTQALAGPASGAVTVRWRVVSSDGHPIDGEFAFSVPESSPTPTPSATTTASPVATASEAPSPAATTTEVTVPLESDAPASPLPWILLAVALVIVAGVLVYVFASRGPRNTAGRGGSGR from the coding sequence ATGAGGTCCCCCCGCGCGCCGCGTCGGCGCACCCTGCCCGCCGTCGTCGCCACCGCGATCCTGGCGGCCGCCGCGCTCCTCGTTCCGGCCCTTCCGGCCGCCGCGCACGATGAGCTGATCGGCAGCGACCCCTCCTCCGGCGCCGTGCTCGAGACCCTGCCCGCCCAGATCACGCTGTCGTACAGCGCGGACGTGCTCCCCGACGCGGGGGCGACGGTGATCGAGGTCACCGACGCGGCCGGCACCTCCCTGACAGACGGCGACCCCGAGGTCTCGGGCGCCCAGGTGACGCAGGCGCTGGCGGGTCCGGCATCCGGTGCCGTCACCGTGCGGTGGCGCGTCGTCTCCAGCGACGGTCACCCCATCGACGGCGAGTTCGCCTTCTCCGTGCCGGAGTCCTCACCCACCCCGACGCCGTCGGCGACGACGACCGCCTCCCCCGTCGCGACGGCGAGCGAGGCGCCCTCTCCCGCCGCGACGACGACGGAGGTCACGGTCCCGCTGGAATCGGACGCGCCCGCGTCACCCCTGCCGTGGATCCTGCTCGCCGTGGCGCTGGTGATCGTGGCCGGTGTGCTGGTGTACGTCTTCGCCTCACGCGGGCCCCGGAACACCGCCGGACGGGGCGGCTCCGGGCGATAG
- a CDS encoding ParA family protein, producing the protein MHVLSVSSLKGGVGKTTVTLGLASAAFARGVRTLVVDLDPQSDVSTGMDISVAGRLNIADVLANPKEKVVRQAITSSGWAKVHPGTIDVLIGSPSAINFDGPHPSVRDVWKLEEALATIESEYDLVLIDCAPSLNALTRTAWAASDRVIVVTEPGLFSVAAADRALRAIEEIRRGLSPRLQPLGVVVNRVRPQSIEHQFRIKELRDMFGPLVLNPQLPERTSLQQAQGAAKPLHVWPGDSAQELAADFDALLDRIVRTGRIPVTTEAPQA; encoded by the coding sequence GTGCACGTACTCTCCGTCAGCTCTCTCAAAGGCGGGGTCGGCAAGACGACCGTGACACTCGGGCTGGCTTCCGCGGCCTTCGCACGGGGCGTCCGCACTCTCGTCGTCGACCTCGACCCTCAATCCGACGTGTCGACCGGCATGGACATCTCGGTCGCCGGTCGGCTCAACATCGCCGACGTCCTGGCGAACCCCAAAGAGAAGGTCGTGCGTCAGGCGATCACCTCCAGCGGGTGGGCCAAGGTGCACCCCGGCACCATCGACGTGCTCATCGGCAGCCCGTCCGCGATCAACTTCGACGGCCCGCACCCGAGCGTCCGCGACGTCTGGAAGCTCGAGGAAGCCCTCGCCACCATCGAGAGCGAGTACGACCTCGTCCTGATCGACTGCGCCCCCTCGCTCAACGCGCTCACGCGCACCGCCTGGGCGGCGAGTGACCGCGTCATCGTCGTGACCGAGCCCGGCCTGTTCTCCGTCGCCGCGGCCGATCGTGCCCTCCGCGCCATCGAGGAGATCCGTCGCGGGCTCTCGCCGCGTCTCCAGCCCCTCGGCGTCGTGGTCAACCGGGTGCGTCCGCAGTCGATCGAGCACCAGTTCCGCATCAAGGAGCTGCGCGACATGTTCGGTCCGCTCGTGCTCAACCCGCAGCTGCCGGAGCGCACGTCGCTGCAGCAGGCCCAGGGCGCGGCCAAGCCGCTGCACGTGTGGCCGGGCGATTCCGCGCAGGAGCTCGCCGCCGACTTCGACGCGCTGCTCGACCGCATCGTGCGCACCGGGCGCATCCCCGTGACCACTGAGGCGCCTCAGGCCTGA
- a CDS encoding FHA domain-containing protein, translated as MDETSRFERDDIRRAEAAAARSHDTTQTHDADLSFVPFGADLTEAELEAIDALPSGAALLIVRSGPTTGARYLLDTDVTTVGRHPEADLFFDDVTVSRRHAEIIRTGTAFEIVDQRSLNGSYVNGERVDRAALVNGAEVRIGKFRLNFFGSPVDLPAADH; from the coding sequence GTGGACGAGACCAGCCGATTCGAGCGAGACGACATCCGGCGCGCCGAGGCCGCCGCCGCGCGTTCTCACGACACGACCCAGACCCACGACGCCGACCTGTCGTTCGTGCCCTTCGGTGCCGACCTCACCGAGGCCGAGCTCGAGGCCATCGACGCGCTGCCGTCGGGAGCCGCTCTGCTGATCGTGCGTTCCGGTCCCACCACCGGTGCCCGTTACCTGCTCGACACCGATGTCACCACGGTCGGTCGTCACCCCGAGGCCGACCTGTTCTTCGACGACGTCACCGTCTCGCGTCGCCACGCCGAGATCATCCGCACCGGCACGGCTTTCGAGATCGTCGACCAGCGCTCGCTCAACGGCAGCTACGTCAACGGCGAGCGGGTCGACCGCGCGGCGCTCGTCAACGGCGCCGAGGTGCGCATCGGCAAGTTCCGCTTGAACTTCTTCGGTTCGCCCGTCGATCTGCCCGCGGCAGATCACTGA
- a CDS encoding pyruvate carboxylase, protein MFSKILVANRGEIAIRAFRAAYEVGARTVAVYPYEDRASLHRLKADEAYQIGERGHPVRAYLDVDEIIRVARECGADAIYPGYGFLSENPELAEKAAAHGITFIGPPAEVLSMAGNKVTAKEHAIAAGVPVLRSTAASDDIDQLLAQADEIGFPLFAKAVAGGGGRGMRRVEAKGELAPALAEAMREAQSAFGDPRMFLEQAVQRPRHVEVQILADATGETVHLFERDCSVQRRHQKVIEIAPAPNLDDAIRHDLHRYAVAFARSIGYQNAGTVEFLLETAGPRTGEVVFIEMNPRIQVEHTVTEEVTDVDLVQSQMRIAAGSTLADLDLLQDDIHLRGAALQCRITTEDPTQGFRPDTGKITTYRSPGGAGIRLDGGTTAAGSQVSPHFDSMLAKLSCRGRDFPAAVARARRALAEFRIRGVSTNIPFLQAVLDDPAFVAGDLSTSFIDERPELLRGRESKDRGTKILSWLVDTTVNRPNGENPLTIDPGAKLPALDLMAPAPDGSRQRLQQLGPAGFARALREQTALAVTETTFRDAHQSLLATRVRTRDLVRVAPHVARMTPGLLSVEAWGGATYDVALRFLGEDPWERLDALRDALPNIAIQMLLRGRNTVGYTPYPTEVTDAFVAEAAASGIDIFRIFDALNDVSQMRPAIDAVLATGTAVAEVAVCYTGDLLDPAENLYTLDYYLRLAEQIVDAGAHILAVKDMAGLLRPAAAAKLVSALRERFDLPVHVHTHDTAGGQLATLLAASAAGADAVDAAAAPMAGTTSQPSLSALVAALAHTDRDTGLDLAAVSDLEPYWEAVRHLYRPFESGLAGPTGRVYRHEIPGGQLSNLRQQAIALGLADDFELIEDMYAAADGILGRVPKVTPSSKVVGDLALHLAAVKADPADFEQHPEKYDVPDSVVSFMAGELGDLPGGWPEPFRSKVLAGRDAKTNITPLTDDDATALSGESAPRRARLNRLLFPGPTRTFDEMRASYGDLSVLDTADYLYGLRPGGEHVVEIERGVQLFVGLEAIGDADDKGMRTVMTTLNGQLRPVFVRDRSIDVEARQAEKADTSKPGQVAAPFSGVVTMKSTPGDRVSAGQAVASIEAMKMEAAITSPVDGVVERVAIGTTQQVEAGDLLLVIRPAQ, encoded by the coding sequence ATGTTCTCGAAGATCCTGGTCGCCAACCGCGGAGAGATCGCCATCCGCGCCTTCCGTGCCGCGTACGAGGTGGGAGCCCGCACCGTCGCGGTCTACCCGTACGAGGATCGTGCCTCGCTGCATCGGCTGAAGGCCGACGAGGCCTATCAGATCGGCGAGCGCGGGCATCCCGTGCGCGCCTACCTCGACGTGGATGAGATCATCCGCGTCGCCCGCGAGTGCGGAGCGGATGCCATCTACCCGGGGTACGGGTTCCTGTCCGAGAACCCGGAGCTCGCCGAGAAGGCCGCCGCTCACGGCATCACGTTCATCGGCCCGCCCGCCGAGGTGCTGTCGATGGCCGGTAACAAGGTCACGGCGAAGGAGCACGCGATCGCCGCGGGCGTGCCGGTGCTGCGCTCGACGGCCGCATCCGACGACATCGACCAACTCCTCGCCCAAGCCGACGAGATCGGCTTCCCGCTCTTCGCCAAGGCCGTCGCCGGCGGCGGCGGTCGCGGCATGCGGCGCGTCGAGGCGAAGGGGGAGCTCGCTCCCGCGCTGGCCGAGGCGATGCGCGAGGCGCAGAGCGCGTTCGGGGATCCGCGGATGTTCCTCGAGCAGGCCGTGCAGCGTCCCCGCCACGTCGAGGTGCAGATCCTCGCGGATGCCACGGGCGAGACCGTGCACCTCTTCGAGCGCGACTGCTCCGTGCAGCGCCGCCACCAGAAGGTCATCGAGATCGCCCCCGCGCCGAATCTCGACGACGCGATCCGCCACGACCTGCACCGCTACGCCGTCGCCTTCGCCCGCTCGATCGGCTACCAGAACGCCGGCACGGTGGAGTTCCTGCTCGAGACGGCCGGCCCCCGCACCGGCGAGGTCGTCTTCATCGAGATGAACCCGCGCATCCAGGTCGAGCACACCGTGACCGAAGAGGTCACCGACGTCGACCTCGTCCAGTCGCAGATGCGCATCGCCGCCGGCAGCACCCTCGCCGACCTCGACCTGCTGCAAGACGACATCCACCTGCGCGGCGCCGCGCTGCAGTGCCGCATCACCACGGAGGACCCCACGCAGGGCTTCCGGCCCGACACCGGGAAGATCACGACGTACCGCTCGCCCGGCGGGGCCGGCATCCGACTCGACGGCGGGACCACCGCGGCGGGATCTCAGGTGAGCCCGCACTTCGACTCGATGCTGGCGAAGCTGTCGTGCCGCGGCCGCGACTTCCCCGCCGCGGTGGCCCGCGCCCGCCGCGCCCTGGCGGAGTTCCGCATCCGCGGGGTGTCGACCAACATCCCCTTCCTGCAGGCCGTGCTCGACGACCCGGCGTTCGTCGCCGGCGACCTGAGCACCTCCTTCATCGATGAGCGGCCCGAGCTGCTGCGGGGGCGGGAGTCGAAGGACCGCGGGACGAAGATCCTGTCGTGGCTGGTCGACACCACCGTCAACCGCCCGAACGGCGAGAACCCCCTGACCATCGACCCCGGCGCCAAGCTCCCGGCCCTCGATCTGATGGCCCCGGCGCCCGACGGGTCGCGTCAGCGCCTCCAGCAGCTCGGCCCGGCGGGCTTCGCCCGGGCCCTCCGCGAGCAGACGGCCCTCGCCGTCACCGAGACGACCTTCCGCGACGCGCACCAGTCGCTGCTCGCGACCCGCGTGCGCACCCGCGACCTCGTCCGCGTCGCGCCGCACGTGGCCCGGATGACACCGGGCCTGCTCTCGGTCGAGGCCTGGGGTGGTGCCACCTACGACGTCGCGCTGCGCTTCCTCGGCGAGGACCCGTGGGAGCGCCTCGACGCCCTTCGCGACGCGCTGCCGAACATCGCGATCCAGATGCTGCTGCGCGGCCGTAACACCGTCGGCTACACCCCGTACCCCACTGAGGTCACCGACGCCTTCGTCGCCGAGGCCGCGGCATCCGGGATCGACATCTTCCGCATCTTCGACGCGCTCAACGACGTGTCGCAGATGCGCCCGGCCATCGATGCGGTGCTGGCGACCGGCACCGCCGTCGCCGAGGTCGCCGTCTGCTACACCGGTGACCTCCTCGACCCGGCCGAGAACCTCTACACCCTCGACTACTACCTCCGCCTCGCGGAGCAGATCGTCGACGCGGGCGCGCACATCCTCGCCGTCAAGGACATGGCGGGCCTGCTGCGTCCGGCCGCGGCGGCGAAGCTCGTCTCGGCGCTGCGCGAGCGTTTCGACCTCCCCGTGCACGTGCACACGCACGACACCGCGGGCGGGCAGCTCGCGACGCTGCTGGCCGCCTCGGCGGCGGGGGCGGATGCCGTCGACGCGGCCGCCGCACCCATGGCGGGCACGACCAGCCAGCCGTCGCTGTCGGCCCTGGTCGCCGCGCTCGCGCACACCGACCGCGACACGGGTCTCGACCTCGCCGCGGTCAGCGACCTCGAGCCCTACTGGGAAGCGGTGCGTCATCTGTACCGTCCCTTCGAGTCCGGCCTCGCCGGACCCACCGGGCGCGTCTACCGGCACGAGATCCCCGGCGGCCAGCTCTCCAACCTCCGTCAGCAGGCGATCGCCCTCGGCCTCGCCGACGACTTCGAGCTCATCGAGGACATGTACGCCGCGGCCGACGGCATCCTGGGCCGCGTGCCCAAGGTCACCCCGTCGTCGAAGGTGGTGGGCGATCTCGCCCTGCACCTCGCCGCGGTCAAGGCCGACCCGGCCGACTTCGAGCAGCACCCCGAAAAGTACGACGTGCCCGATTCGGTCGTCTCCTTCATGGCGGGGGAGCTCGGCGACCTGCCCGGTGGGTGGCCCGAGCCGTTCCGCTCCAAGGTGCTCGCCGGGCGCGACGCCAAGACGAACATCACGCCTTTGACCGACGACGACGCCACGGCGCTCTCGGGGGAGTCCGCTCCGCGCCGCGCCCGCCTGAACCGTCTGCTCTTCCCCGGCCCCACCCGCACGTTCGACGAGATGCGCGCGAGCTACGGCGACCTCAGCGTGCTCGACACCGCGGACTACCTCTACGGGCTGCGCCCGGGGGGCGAGCACGTCGTGGAGATCGAGCGGGGCGTGCAGCTCTTCGTCGGACTGGAAGCGATCGGCGACGCCGACGACAAGGGCATGCGCACGGTCATGACGACGCTGAACGGTCAGCTTCGTCCCGTGTTCGTGCGCGACCGCTCGATCGACGTCGAGGCGCGTCAGGCCGAGAAGGCCGACACGTCCAAGCCGGGGCAGGTCGCCGCACCCTTCTCGGGCGTCGTGACGATGAAATCGACCCCGGGCGACCGGGTGAGCGCGGGCCAGGCGGTCGCCTCCATCGAGGCGATGAAGATGGAGGCGGCGATCACCTCGCCCGTCGACGGAGTGGTCGAGCGTGTCGCAATCGGTACCACACAGCAGGTCGAAGCGGGAGACCTTTTGCTGGTGATCCGCCCCGCGCAGTAG